From Flavobacterium arcticum, the proteins below share one genomic window:
- a CDS encoding MBL fold metallo-hydrolase, translated as MKVWFLGTGTSQGIPVIGSSHPVCLSNDHKDKRLRVSVWIHWDNYSYVIDCGPDFRQQMLVSKCPQVDGILFTHEHADHTAGLDDIRPFFFKQGDIPIYANKRVIENLKRRFDYIFEQENKYPGAPSVHVKEVKSNQPFTIGNKIVQPFVALHGSLEVMGYRIDDFAYLTDVKTIADEEIAKLKGVKVMVVSALRVEPHPTHFNLEEALDFIKIVQPERAYLTHISQHMGFHEEVQKQLPENVFLAYDNLEITI; from the coding sequence TTGAAAGTTTGGTTTTTAGGTACAGGAACATCACAAGGAATACCCGTTATAGGCTCAAGTCATCCCGTTTGTTTGAGTAATGACCATAAGGATAAGCGTCTTCGTGTCTCTGTATGGATACATTGGGATAATTATTCTTACGTTATAGACTGTGGTCCAGATTTTAGGCAGCAAATGTTGGTGTCAAAATGTCCGCAGGTAGACGGTATATTATTTACCCATGAGCATGCAGATCATACTGCTGGCTTAGATGATATACGACCTTTTTTCTTTAAACAAGGTGATATTCCTATTTATGCAAACAAAAGAGTAATAGAAAACTTAAAAAGGCGTTTTGATTATATTTTTGAACAAGAGAATAAATACCCAGGAGCACCATCAGTACACGTAAAAGAGGTTAAGAGTAATCAACCATTTACTATTGGTAATAAAATAGTACAGCCATTTGTAGCTTTGCATGGTAGTTTAGAGGTAATGGGATATAGAATAGACGATTTTGCTTACCTTACTGATGTTAAAACAATTGCAGACGAAGAGATAGCGAAATTGAAAGGGGTTAAGGTAATGGTAGTTAGTGCACTTAGGGTAGAGCCACACCCTACTCATTTTAACCTTGAAGAAGCTCTTGATTTTATTAAAATAGTACAACCAGAAAGGGCTTATCTTACGCATATTAGTCAACATATGGGCTTTCATGAAGAAGTACAGAAACAATTACCTGAAAATGTGTTTTTAGCTTACGATAATTTAGAAATAACAATTTAA
- a CDS encoding DUF2167 domain-containing protein, whose product MKKITGLLLLTLFSTVLFAQEDIQEEVLIDLDSIENSFTYQHGKISLKNGIGEISVPDGFKYLDPEQSEFVLVDLWGNPTSEDITLGLILPENQGILDDNGYVFNIQYDEIGYVEDDDADDIDYDELMEELKKDVVEENKERTELGYGSIKMIGWAANPYYDKDRKILHWAKEIQFEESEINTLNYNVRVLGRKGVLVLNAISSMPELSLVEKDIPQVLDIVKFNEGYRYEDFDSSTDSVAAWTIGGLVAGKILAKTGFFTLLLKFWKFIAIGAVAAFSFIIRKFKGSNKEDEDDTDV is encoded by the coding sequence ATGAAAAAAATTACCGGGCTTCTTTTATTAACTCTCTTTTCAACAGTTTTATTTGCTCAGGAAGACATACAAGAAGAAGTACTAATTGATCTCGATTCTATCGAAAATTCATTTACGTACCAGCATGGAAAAATCAGTCTTAAAAACGGAATTGGAGAAATTTCTGTCCCAGACGGATTTAAATACCTTGATCCTGAACAATCAGAATTTGTATTAGTAGACCTTTGGGGAAATCCTACAAGTGAAGACATCACACTTGGATTGATATTACCAGAAAACCAAGGGATACTAGATGATAATGGCTATGTATTTAATATCCAATATGACGAAATAGGCTATGTAGAAGACGATGATGCTGATGATATTGATTATGATGAATTAATGGAAGAATTGAAAAAAGACGTCGTAGAAGAAAATAAAGAACGAACTGAGTTAGGATATGGATCTATAAAAATGATAGGTTGGGCAGCTAACCCTTATTATGACAAGGATAGAAAAATATTACACTGGGCTAAAGAAATACAGTTTGAAGAAAGTGAAATAAATACACTTAACTATAATGTACGTGTTTTAGGTAGAAAAGGAGTACTAGTACTAAATGCTATTTCATCAATGCCTGAACTTTCGTTAGTAGAAAAAGATATTCCTCAAGTACTCGATATTGTTAAGTTTAATGAAGGATACAGGTATGAAGACTTTGACTCATCAACAGACAGTGTTGCAGCATGGACTATTGGTGGACTTGTAGCTGGAAAAATACTTGCAAAAACTGGTTTTTTTACATTGCTATTAAAGTTTTGGAAATTTATTGCTATAGGTGCTGTAGCTGCTTTTTCATTTATCATTAGAAAATTTAAAGGTAGTAATAAAGAGGATGAGGATGACACTGATGTTTAA
- a CDS encoding YdeI/OmpD-associated family protein, whose translation MSFKLLANKTYLLEKFSGKGGWTYAQIPEIKPDTSAPFGWVRVRGTIDDYEIKNYRLMPMGNGKLFLPVKAEIRKKIKKQAGDYVQVILYLDDTPVELPEELKLCLQNEPNAYETFCSYTDGEQKAFIDWIYTAKKEETKVERIIKLLKKLEKSERL comes from the coding sequence ATGTCTTTTAAACTACTTGCTAACAAAACCTACCTTCTTGAAAAATTTTCTGGTAAGGGCGGGTGGACTTATGCCCAGATACCAGAAATAAAACCCGATACATCAGCACCATTTGGGTGGGTTAGGGTGAGAGGTACTATTGATGATTATGAAATAAAAAATTATCGCCTAATGCCTATGGGCAATGGTAAGTTATTTTTACCTGTAAAGGCAGAGATACGTAAGAAGATAAAAAAGCAGGCAGGCGATTATGTTCAAGTAATACTTTATTTAGACGATACTCCTGTCGAATTACCTGAAGAATTGAAGCTATGCTTACAAAACGAACCGAATGCTTATGAAACCTTTTGCAGCTATACCGATGGCGAGCAAAAAGCATTTATTGACTGGATATATACAGCCAAGAAAGAAGAAACTAAAGTAGAACGAATTATAAAACTGCTGAAAAAGCTCGAAAAAAGTGAGCGTTTATAG
- a CDS encoding TonB-dependent receptor, which yields MKLTEKDITLKGDKIIEHVPSTKDKALRINLNENVYGTFSEIGAGQETVRHFFRAGGSSGTIAKAMSAYDKDFSDAIYGIEDDARYVTESRLKKMLMHEVHIIENRLKRDKHPSKMFFSYANTVATIDFAKQFKGHGWVGIKYQVEPDEDYNEITLHIRFKENDARLQQETLGILGVNLVYGAFYKYNDPKKLLRYLYDNLDKDQLEIDTINFSGPRFADVDNRLMSLQLVKNGMTDAVMFNPQGKNVLPAAILYKKNILALRGSFRPVTKVNIDMLEKSHKMFIEENKVDKNKTLVVFEITLSNLRSEGEINERDFMDRAELLCSLGQTVMISNFQEYYKVVEYFSSYTKARMGLAMGVNNLVDIFDEKYYRHLSGGILEAFGKLFYRDLKVFLYPMKDEDGTIINSENLKVHPRMKELYKFFKFNGKVIDIPDVHEDHLNIFSREVLKMISKGQTGWEDMLPAGIAELIKKNNLFGYHPENELTEHK from the coding sequence ATGAAATTAACTGAAAAGGATATAACCTTAAAGGGAGATAAAATAATTGAACACGTTCCTTCTACCAAAGATAAAGCGCTACGTATAAATCTTAACGAGAACGTTTATGGTACTTTCTCTGAGATAGGTGCAGGACAGGAAACTGTACGCCACTTTTTCAGAGCTGGTGGTTCATCGGGTACCATAGCCAAGGCTATGTCGGCATACGATAAAGATTTTAGTGATGCTATATACGGCATTGAAGATGATGCTAGGTATGTAACCGAAAGTCGTTTAAAAAAGATGCTTATGCACGAAGTGCATATTATTGAAAACAGACTAAAAAGAGATAAACACCCTAGCAAAATGTTTTTTAGCTATGCTAATACGGTAGCAACTATCGATTTTGCAAAACAGTTTAAAGGACATGGTTGGGTAGGTATAAAATATCAGGTAGAACCTGATGAAGATTACAACGAGATAACGCTACACATACGCTTTAAAGAAAATGATGCACGATTACAACAAGAAACATTAGGTATACTTGGGGTAAACCTTGTATATGGAGCTTTCTATAAATATAATGATCCTAAGAAGTTACTACGTTATTTATATGATAATCTTGATAAAGATCAGCTTGAAATAGATACTATTAACTTTTCTGGTCCTCGTTTTGCCGATGTAGATAATCGTCTTATGAGTTTGCAACTCGTAAAAAATGGTATGACCGATGCAGTAATGTTTAACCCACAAGGAAAAAACGTTTTACCTGCTGCTATTTTATACAAGAAAAACATACTTGCCCTAAGGGGTAGCTTTCGACCTGTTACCAAAGTAAACATCGATATGCTCGAAAAATCGCATAAGATGTTTATTGAAGAAAATAAAGTAGATAAGAATAAAACATTAGTTGTTTTTGAAATTACGCTTTCTAACCTTAGGTCTGAAGGTGAAATTAATGAAAGAGATTTTATGGACAGAGCAGAACTGCTTTGTTCTCTTGGGCAAACAGTTATGATATCTAACTTTCAGGAATACTATAAAGTTGTAGAGTATTTCTCTAGCTACACCAAAGCCCGTATGGGGCTTGCTATGGGGGTAAATAACCTTGTAGATATATTCGACGAAAAATACTACCGCCACCTTAGTGGAGGAATATTAGAAGCGTTTGGTAAATTATTTTATCGTGATTTAAAGGTATTTTTATACCCCATGAAAGATGAAGACGGTACTATAATAAACTCTGAAAATCTTAAAGTACACCCAAGAATGAAAGAGTTATATAAATTCTTTAAGTTTAATGGGAAAGTAATTGATATTCCTGATGTACACGAAGATCATCTTAATATATTCTCTCGCGAAGTACTTAAAATGATAAGTAAAGGGCAAACAGGCTGGGAAGATATGCTACCTGCTGGTATTGCAGAGCTTATTAAAAAAAATAACCTATTTGGGTATCATCCTGAAAATGAATTAACAGAACACAAATAG
- a CDS encoding DUF5655 domain-containing protein, whose product MALYNLLGDFKLIKETPFKYEKEIQSLIESNLQSLLKLDYIRSEFSHNNFRVDTLAFDNESKSFVIIEFKREKNFSVIDQGYAYLSLMLNNKADFILEYNERKDIPLKRSDVDWTQSKVIFISPHFTTYQKEAINFKDLPIELWEIKKYENNTISFNQLQKTYANESIKTISNKETVKNVSNEVVVYTEEAHLIKTDFETKELYESYKEGILNLEDNIELNPKKHYIGFKIDGNTFCDIVFQNKTLKIFINLKYGELNDGKDLARDVSNIGHWGNGAYEIKVSDTENLEYILSLIKQSLRKNKG is encoded by the coding sequence ATGGCATTATATAATTTACTAGGTGATTTTAAACTTATCAAAGAAACTCCTTTCAAGTACGAAAAAGAAATACAATCACTAATTGAAAGTAATTTGCAATCACTTTTAAAATTAGATTATATAAGATCTGAATTTTCTCATAATAATTTCCGAGTAGATACTTTAGCTTTTGATAATGAATCCAAATCATTTGTTATAATTGAATTTAAGAGAGAAAAGAATTTTAGTGTAATAGATCAGGGATATGCATATTTATCTCTCATGTTGAATAATAAAGCTGATTTTATATTAGAATATAATGAGAGAAAAGATATACCTCTTAAGAGAAGTGATGTTGACTGGACACAGTCAAAAGTAATTTTCATATCACCTCATTTTACGACGTATCAAAAAGAAGCGATTAATTTTAAAGATTTACCTATTGAATTATGGGAAATAAAAAAGTATGAAAATAATACCATAAGTTTTAATCAATTACAAAAAACTTATGCTAATGAAAGTATAAAGACGATATCGAATAAAGAAACCGTTAAAAATGTAAGTAATGAAGTTGTGGTATATACAGAAGAAGCACATTTGATTAAAACTGATTTTGAAACAAAAGAACTATACGAATCATATAAAGAGGGAATCTTAAATTTAGAAGATAACATTGAACTTAACCCTAAAAAGCATTATATAGGGTTTAAAATTGATGGAAATACTTTTTGTGATATAGTTTTTCAAAATAAAACCCTCAAAATTTTCATTAACTTAAAGTATGGTGAATTAAATGATGGAAAAGATTTAGCTCGTGATGTGTCTAATATAGGACATTGGGGTAATGGAGCTTATGAAATAAAAGTATCGGATACAGAAAATCTTGAATATATACTTAGCCTTATTAAACAATCTCTTAGGAAAAATAAAGGTTAA
- the bcp gene encoding thioredoxin-dependent thiol peroxidase, with protein MTTLKKGDKAPEFSGIDQDGNKHILADYKGKKLVVFFYPKASTPGCTAEACDLRDNFERFQEKNYALLGVSADSQAKQGKFRDKYDFPFPLIADEDKSVINAFGVWGPKKFMGREYDGIHRTTFVINEEGIIDEVIEKVKTKAHAEQILG; from the coding sequence ATGACGACATTAAAAAAAGGAGATAAAGCGCCCGAGTTTTCAGGAATTGACCAAGACGGAAATAAACATATATTAGCTGATTATAAAGGAAAAAAACTAGTAGTGTTTTTTTACCCTAAAGCAAGTACACCAGGCTGTACTGCTGAGGCTTGTGATCTTCGCGATAATTTTGAACGTTTTCAGGAAAAGAACTATGCATTACTTGGCGTTAGTGCTGACTCTCAAGCCAAACAAGGAAAGTTTAGAGATAAATATGATTTCCCCTTTCCGTTAATTGCAGACGAAGATAAAAGTGTTATTAATGCTTTTGGTGTATGGGGACCCAAAAAGTTTATGGGTAGAGAGTATGACGGTATTCATCGTACTACTTTTGTGATTAATGAAGAGGGTATAATTGATGAAGTAATTGAAAAAGTAAAAACTAAGGCACATGCCGAGCAGATATTAGGATAA
- a CDS encoding endonuclease III domain-containing protein, whose protein sequence is MTKAEKVQFVIDTLKETYPTIPIPLDHKDPYTLLIAVLMSAQSTDVRVNQITPLLFERADNPYDMVKLSIEEIREIIKPVGLSPMKAKGIHGLSEIIIEKYNGEVPASFEALEAMPAVGHKTASVVMSQAFGIPAFPVDTHIHRLMYRWNLSNGKNVVQTEKDAKRLFPEELWNELHLQIIWYGREYSPARGWNLDKDVITRTIGRKTILDEYYKKTSR, encoded by the coding sequence ATGACCAAAGCAGAAAAGGTTCAATTTGTTATAGATACGTTAAAAGAAACCTATCCTACCATCCCCATACCTTTAGACCATAAAGACCCTTATACCCTACTTATTGCGGTATTAATGTCGGCACAAAGTACTGATGTTCGGGTCAACCAAATTACGCCTCTACTTTTTGAACGTGCTGATAACCCCTATGATATGGTAAAACTATCTATAGAAGAAATACGTGAAATTATAAAACCTGTAGGGTTATCCCCCATGAAAGCAAAAGGGATACACGGATTATCTGAAATAATAATAGAAAAGTATAACGGCGAAGTGCCTGCAAGTTTTGAAGCCCTAGAAGCCATGCCAGCCGTAGGGCATAAAACAGCAAGTGTAGTAATGAGTCAAGCCTTTGGCATACCTGCATTTCCTGTAGATACCCATATTCATAGATTAATGTACCGCTGGAATTTAAGTAATGGGAAAAATGTAGTGCAAACGGAGAAAGATGCTAAGCGGTTATTCCCTGAAGAGCTATGGAATGAACTACACCTGCAAATTATATGGTACGGACGTGAATACTCGCCTGCTCGTGGCTGGAATTTAGATAAAGATGTCATTACCCGAACCATTGGTCGAAAAACGATATTAGATGAATACTATAAAAAAACCTCTCGTTAG
- a CDS encoding RNA polymerase sigma factor → MANVVIPDPVLVKSYIDGDENALAILIKRHQSKIYGFIYSKVTDRDIADDIFQDTFIKVIKTLKCNAYNEEGKFLPWVMRIAHNLIVDHFRRNKKMPMFRETEEFSIFSIMSDNNPNIESRIITQQVENDVKRLIEELPDDQKEVLQMRMYQDMSFKEIADTTGVSINTALGRMRYALMNLRKVIEKNNIILTN, encoded by the coding sequence ATGGCTAATGTTGTAATCCCAGACCCAGTCTTGGTTAAGAGTTATATAGACGGAGATGAAAATGCTCTTGCTATCTTAATTAAAAGACACCAATCAAAAATTTACGGTTTTATCTATTCTAAAGTTACTGATAGGGATATTGCAGATGATATCTTTCAGGATACTTTTATTAAGGTAATAAAAACACTGAAATGTAATGCTTATAACGAGGAGGGTAAATTTTTACCTTGGGTTATGCGTATAGCACATAATCTTATTGTAGATCATTTTAGGAGAAATAAAAAGATGCCAATGTTTCGCGAAACAGAAGAGTTTTCTATTTTCTCTATTATGAGTGATAATAACCCTAATATAGAGAGCAGGATTATTACCCAGCAGGTAGAAAATGATGTAAAGCGACTTATTGAAGAACTTCCTGATGATCAAAAAGAAGTACTACAAATGCGTATGTATCAAGATATGAGCTTTAAAGAAATTGCCGATACCACAGGTGTTAGTATTAATACGGCTCTAGGCAGGATGCGTTATGCACTTATGAATTTGAGAAAAGTTATAGAAAAAAATAATATTATTTTGACTAATTAG
- a CDS encoding toxin-antitoxin system YwqK family antitoxin: MKTKGFLILCFFITILCYSQKPYIEKYDNGQLKIQAFVKDNTLDGSYLEYYENGNIKTKGSYRDCEYKTNVTHISLFSCSVGRHQLQNKISYGKKNGLWEYYYENGNLDFSENYYCDVKQGESIAYYSNGKVWFQEFYNAGKLITSHEFLEDGSFSTLEIYSYIYCPEKYRDLENKSKIEFYEDGTLKKRSDLQDFPDETKEHIIEYYQNGFIKLEETLIDNYRVGNYYEYYENGNAKYMGQFKNGKQTGEHFYFNVDGSLIKSEIWRKGKLKRVEFSNKS; this comes from the coding sequence TTGAAAACAAAAGGCTTTCTTATTCTGTGTTTTTTTATAACTATTCTATGCTACTCACAAAAACCATATATTGAAAAGTATGATAATGGACAACTCAAAATTCAAGCATTTGTGAAAGATAATACTTTAGATGGTAGTTATCTTGAATATTATGAAAATGGAAATATAAAAACAAAAGGAAGTTATAGAGATTGTGAATATAAAACTAATGTAACCCACATTAGTTTATTTAGCTGCTCAGTCGGGCGACATCAACTTCAAAACAAAATTAGTTATGGGAAAAAGAATGGCTTATGGGAATATTATTATGAAAATGGTAATTTAGATTTTTCAGAAAATTATTACTGCGATGTAAAACAAGGAGAATCAATTGCTTACTACTCAAATGGAAAAGTTTGGTTTCAAGAATTTTATAATGCAGGTAAGTTAATTACTTCACATGAATTTTTAGAAGACGGTAGTTTTTCAACATTAGAAATATACTCCTACATATATTGCCCTGAGAAATACCGTGATTTAGAAAATAAATCAAAGATAGAATTTTACGAAGATGGTACTCTAAAAAAGCGTTCAGATTTACAAGATTTCCCTGATGAAACAAAAGAACATATTATAGAGTACTATCAAAACGGTTTTATAAAATTGGAAGAAACTCTTATAGACAATTATCGAGTTGGGAATTACTATGAATATTATGAAAATGGGAACGCAAAATATATGGGGCAATTTAAGAACGGTAAACAAACTGGGGAACATTTTTATTTTAATGTAGATGGTAGTCTTATAAAATCTGAAATTTGGAGAAAAGGAAAACTAAAAAGAGTTGAATTCAGTAATAAATCATAA
- a CDS encoding J domain-containing protein translates to MTNYYKILGVTTTSSQAEIKKAYRLLAVQYHPDKNGGDKASEERFKAISEAYIVLGDTAKRNAYDYTKKQQKSNTRHNTSSQESTLVTFLLLFRKIKNSVLNANGYVNEQALFKVINDLLSDKNIESLILVEDVVAKNLMLDDILTSCMFISDSLKSILYPKLLKLANGDPRLVAKIELFNIKKSNLEDAKPVAIEEEKPSIASILLFIIIVFFILFMAFNKGV, encoded by the coding sequence ATGACCAACTACTACAAAATATTAGGTGTTACTACTACTTCATCACAAGCTGAGATAAAGAAGGCTTACAGGTTATTGGCAGTACAGTACCACCCAGATAAAAACGGTGGTGATAAAGCAAGTGAAGAGCGTTTTAAAGCGATATCTGAGGCATATATTGTACTAGGCGATACGGCAAAGCGAAATGCGTATGACTATACTAAAAAACAGCAAAAAAGCAATACTCGGCACAACACAAGTAGTCAAGAATCTACACTGGTAACATTTTTACTACTCTTCAGGAAAATAAAAAACAGCGTACTTAATGCTAATGGCTATGTTAACGAACAGGCACTCTTTAAGGTAATTAACGACTTACTGTCTGATAAAAATATTGAATCTTTAATTCTTGTAGAAGATGTTGTTGCAAAAAATCTTATGCTAGACGATATCTTAACATCGTGTATGTTTATTAGCGATTCTTTAAAGTCTATACTTTATCCTAAACTTTTAAAATTAGCAAACGGTGATCCTAGACTTGTAGCAAAAATTGAACTATTTAATATCAAAAAAAGTAACTTAGAAGATGCAAAACCCGTTGCGATAGAAGAAGAAAAACCTTCGATTGCTTCGATATTATTATTTATAATAATTGTATTTTTTATATTATTTATGGCTTTTAATAAAGGAGTATAA
- the uvrA gene encoding excinuclease ABC subunit UvrA — MIKTDFSTLEPKKNILIKGAQLHNLKNIDVAIPRNKLVVVTGLSGSGKSSLAFDTLYAEGQRRYVESLSSYARQFLGRLDKPKVEYIKGIAPAIAIEQKVNTTNARSTVGTSTEIYDYMKLLFARVGRTYSPVSGREVKKDTVTDVVTTVKQQEEGSRWLLLSPVHIEKGRTIEEKLGVLLQQGFIRILVDNETVRLDEIADIDFKKKEVLLVVDRVVVKDEEEFYNRLADAVQTAFYEGKGTCYLQEVSTGNRIPFSNNFELDGITFLEPNVHLFSFNNPYGACPACEGYGSIIGIDEELVVPNTALSVFENAIYPWRGESMGWYRDQLVNNSHKFDFPVHKPYFELSEKDKQLIWKGNKYFTGLDAFFAELEEKNYKIQNRVMLSRYRGKTKCNVCGGKRLRQETNYIKIADSTISDLVDLPIKNLIDFFDGLTLNEYDQQIAKRLLIEINNRLHFLQEVGLSYLTLNRKSATLSGGESQRINLATSLGSSLVGSMYILDEPSIGLHPKDTERLIKVLENLRNLGNTVIVVEHDEDIMKAADMIIDIGPEAGTFGGELVAQGTYDEILKSDSLTAKYLNGNLEISVPKKRRKFKHHIDVLGARENNLKNIDVTFPLDCLTVITGVSGSGKSTLVKKILYPALQKQLAGVGEKAGQFTDMQGSYSHIKHVEYVDQNPIGRSSRSNPVTYIKAYDDIRDLYSKQKLSKVRGYQPKHFSFNVDGGRCETCKGEGEVTIEMQFMADVHLECETCNGKRFKKEILEIAFEGKNIDDILTMTIDDAVAFFTEHKQTKITQKLQPLQDVGLGYVQLGQSSSTLSGGEAQRIKLASFLVKGTTKDKVLFVFDEPTTGLHFHDIQKLLASFEALLDKEHSIIVIEHNLDLIKCADYIIDIGPEGGENGGHLVAFGTPEEVAKNPKSVTGEYLREKL, encoded by the coding sequence ATGATAAAAACAGATTTTTCTACGCTCGAACCTAAGAAAAATATACTTATAAAAGGTGCACAACTGCACAACCTCAAGAATATAGATGTCGCCATTCCGCGTAACAAACTGGTGGTGGTAACAGGGCTTTCTGGCTCGGGTAAGTCGAGCCTTGCGTTTGACACGCTGTATGCTGAAGGACAACGCCGTTATGTAGAGAGTTTATCGAGCTATGCCCGTCAGTTTTTAGGACGACTAGACAAGCCCAAAGTCGAATATATAAAGGGTATTGCTCCTGCCATTGCCATAGAACAAAAGGTAAACACTACCAATGCCCGTAGTACCGTAGGGACAAGCACCGAGATATACGATTACATGAAGTTGCTTTTTGCGCGTGTGGGGCGCACCTACTCCCCTGTTTCGGGGCGTGAAGTAAAAAAAGATACCGTTACCGATGTAGTTACCACCGTAAAGCAGCAAGAAGAAGGCAGCCGTTGGTTATTGCTATCGCCTGTACATATCGAGAAAGGACGCACCATAGAAGAAAAACTAGGTGTGTTACTCCAACAAGGATTCATCCGTATTTTGGTAGATAATGAAACTGTACGTCTTGACGAAATAGCCGATATCGACTTTAAAAAGAAAGAAGTACTCCTTGTAGTTGACCGTGTTGTGGTTAAAGATGAAGAAGAGTTTTACAATCGGCTTGCCGATGCAGTGCAAACGGCTTTTTATGAGGGTAAAGGCACGTGCTACTTACAAGAAGTAAGCACAGGCAACCGAATACCTTTTAGTAACAACTTTGAATTGGACGGTATTACTTTTCTTGAACCAAACGTACACCTCTTTAGTTTTAATAACCCTTATGGAGCTTGCCCTGCATGCGAAGGTTACGGCAGCATTATCGGGATAGATGAAGAGCTAGTAGTACCTAACACAGCGCTATCGGTTTTTGAAAATGCTATATACCCTTGGCGGGGCGAAAGCATGGGCTGGTACCGCGACCAGTTGGTTAATAATAGTCATAAATTTGACTTCCCTGTACATAAGCCTTATTTTGAACTATCTGAAAAAGACAAACAGCTTATATGGAAAGGAAACAAATACTTTACAGGACTTGATGCCTTTTTTGCCGAACTGGAAGAGAAAAACTATAAGATACAAAACCGTGTAATGCTTTCCCGTTACAGAGGTAAAACCAAGTGTAATGTATGTGGTGGTAAACGCCTAAGACAGGAAACAAATTATATAAAAATAGCTGATAGCACCATATCTGACCTTGTTGACTTACCAATAAAAAACCTGATTGATTTTTTTGATGGCTTAACGCTAAATGAATACGATCAACAGATAGCAAAACGTTTGTTGATTGAAATTAATAACCGCTTGCATTTCTTGCAGGAAGTTGGGTTAAGTTATTTAACGCTAAATCGTAAATCGGCTACACTTTCGGGTGGAGAATCGCAACGTATAAACCTTGCTACATCATTAGGCAGTAGCCTTGTAGGCTCTATGTATATACTCGATGAACCAAGTATAGGGCTACATCCAAAAGATACCGAAAGGCTTATAAAAGTACTCGAAAATCTGCGTAACCTTGGCAATACCGTAATTGTGGTAGAACACGACGAGGATATTATGAAAGCCGCCGATATGATTATAGATATAGGTCCTGAGGCAGGGACTTTTGGTGGTGAACTGGTAGCACAAGGCACATATGACGAAATTTTGAAATCAGACTCGCTTACAGCTAAGTACTTAAATGGAAATTTAGAAATAAGCGTACCTAAAAAACGTCGCAAGTTCAAGCACCATATTGATGTATTGGGTGCACGCGAAAACAACCTAAAAAATATAGATGTTACTTTTCCGCTCGATTGCCTTACGGTAATAACAGGGGTTTCGGGTAGTGGTAAGAGTACGCTCGTTAAAAAAATACTGTATCCTGCACTACAAAAACAACTGGCAGGCGTGGGTGAAAAAGCAGGACAATTTACTGATATGCAAGGGAGCTATTCGCACATAAAACACGTGGAGTATGTTGACCAAAACCCTATTGGGCGCAGTTCGCGCTCTAACCCCGTTACCTACATTAAAGCGTACGATGATATTCGGGATTTGTATTCAAAACAAAAACTATCGAAAGTGCGTGGTTATCAACCTAAACACTTCTCGTTTAATGTAGATGGCGGGCGTTGCGAAACCTGTAAAGGCGAAGGCGAAGTGACTATCGAGATGCAGTTTATGGCAGATGTACATTTGGAGTGCGAAACCTGTAATGGCAAACGCTTTAAAAAAGAAATACTGGAAATTGCTTTTGAAGGCAAAAACATCGATGATATACTCACCATGACTATTGATGATGCCGTAGCCTTTTTTACTGAACATAAGCAAACCAAAATAACCCAAAAATTACAACCGTTGCAAGATGTTGGACTGGGCTATGTACAGTTGGGGCAGTCCTCTTCTACCCTTTCGGGTGGTGAGGCACAGCGTATTAAACTTGCCTCGTTCTTGGTAAAAGGTACTACTAAAGATAAAGTACTATTTGTATTTGACGAGCCCACCACAGGACTGCACTTTCATGATATACAAAAGCTGTTAGCTTCATTTGAAGCCTTGCTGGATAAAGAACATTCTATTATTGTTATAGAACATAACCTTGACCTTATTAAGTGTGCCGATTATATTATAGATATTGGTCCTGAAGGTGGCGAAAACGGCGGACATTTGGTTGCGTTTGGTACACCTGAGGAAGTGGCTAAAAACCCGAAATCAGTTACTGGAGAATACCTAAGGGAGAAGTTATAA